The window ATACGAAGTTCAGAAGAATACTGCATCATAACTACTGGAAACATTTACAACGATTATCCCGGGCATCCCTATACCCATTTTTATCTGGAAATTGATACCAAGCACTTGACATTTTTAGATCAGTATGACCCGGGAGGGAATTATTTTCATATCAAGGATTTACAGGTCTGTAAGTCAAGATCAAGCAATGAAACAATTAAGGTTTGCTTCGACTCTAAAGAACGGAGCTCTCAAAACCATCTGGGTAAATCAATCAAACGATTTTGTTCTCGCGTGGGACATATTTCAAAATCCCCACATATACTGTTAAAAAAGGGTGGTATAGGTGGGACGGTATGCTAAAGATTTCTGAATTCCAAACCAAAGATGTCGTCAATATTATAGATGGAAAAAAATTAGGGCAAGTGAGTGACTTGGAGTTGGATCTTAAAAATGGCCGGATTGAAGCCATTGTTGTTCCAGGCCCAGGGAAATTTTTAGGTTTTTTTGGCGGTGGAAATCAAATTGTCATCCCGTGGAGGAATATCGTAAAAATAGGGATGGATGTAATCTTGATTAAGCTGGACTCAGGATATTCACCTAATCCTCCCCAAACAGAAGGAAATTATCCCATGTATTTTGATAAGATAAATGGTTAAGGCACTTGATCGTGCCTTTTTCTTTTGTTTACCATCTGAACATGGTAATATAAGAAGAGTAAGGAGTGATAAGGTGAAGTATATAGATGATCCTTTTCAATTCAATCATGATTCTGCCGGGCCATTTTTTCATATTGAGAGATGGGAAAAGCAATTTTCTGGACTCATCGCAGGTATCAGTACACGAACGAGTGGAATAAGTAAAAAGATAGACAAACCCCTGAATATGAACCCTTTTATGGAGAATATAGGAATCAACTGGAAATCATGGAGTTGTGCCAATCAAGTTCATGGAACCGAAGTAGGAATTGTGCAGCATAATAGTCCCATGAATCAACCGTTGGGAGAAATGGATGGGTTAATCACCTCTGAAAAAGGAATTCTTTTAACCGCTTTATTTGCCGATTGTGTCCCTCTTTTCTTTTTGGATCCGGAAAAAGAAGTGATCGGGTTAGCCCATGCTGGTTGGAGAGGAACTGTAAAGAATATGGCTGGAAAAATGGTCAGAGAAATGACAAACCATTTTCAATCCAAGCCAGATCAAATTCGTGCCGTAATCGGACCTTCGATTGGAATTTGTTGCTATGAAGTGAGCGATGAAGTGGTGGAAGCGGTTTATTCGATTTTATCAACCGATCGTGAAGACCAATGGAATATAAAGAAAGAAAATGGAAAGTGTCATATTAATTTGCAAGAAATTAACCATCTGATAATGTTAAAAGAAGGAATTTTGCCCCATCATATCGAAGTGACATCATATTGTACCAGTTGCCAAAATTCCCTTTTTTATTCTTATCGAAAAGAGAAAGGGACCACCGGGCGTCAGGTTGCATTTATGGGTTGGCAGGAATAGAGGTGAAGAGGTTTAGTGATACAGGAAAGATGGTATGAGCTGCAGGAAAGAATTAGACAGGCATGTCTCCGCTCAGAACGAGACCCGAAAGATGTGGAAGTGGTGGCGGTTACCAAATATGTTTCCCTAGAAACGACAAGGGAAGCTTTGGATACCGGAATCATCCATATCGGAGAAAGCAGGGTTCAGGATGCAATCCCTAAATGGCAGCAGTTGGGTGACCGGGGGAAATGGCACTTTATTGGACATCTGCAGACCAATAAGGTGAAGGATGTTATTGGCAGGTTTCACTATATTCATTCTTTGGACAGGATCTCGTTGGCAAAGGAAATCCATAAGAGAAGCCAAAACCATCGGCCAGTTCCCCTTTGCTTTATTCAGGTGAATGTTTCGGGGGAAGAGAGCAAATATGGAATACAACCGTCTGATTTAATTCCGTTTGCCAAGGAAAT is drawn from Microaerobacter geothermalis and contains these coding sequences:
- the pgeF gene encoding peptidoglycan editing factor PgeF, producing MKYIDDPFQFNHDSAGPFFHIERWEKQFSGLIAGISTRTSGISKKIDKPLNMNPFMENIGINWKSWSCANQVHGTEVGIVQHNSPMNQPLGEMDGLITSEKGILLTALFADCVPLFFLDPEKEVIGLAHAGWRGTVKNMAGKMVREMTNHFQSKPDQIRAVIGPSIGICCYEVSDEVVEAVYSILSTDREDQWNIKKENGKCHINLQEINHLIMLKEGILPHHIEVTSYCTSCQNSLFYSYRKEKGTTGRQVAFMGWQE
- a CDS encoding YggS family pyridoxal phosphate-dependent enzyme produces the protein MIQERWYELQERIRQACLRSERDPKDVEVVAVTKYVSLETTREALDTGIIHIGESRVQDAIPKWQQLGDRGKWHFIGHLQTNKVKDVIGRFHYIHSLDRISLAKEIHKRSQNHRPVPLCFIQVNVSGEESKYGIQPSDLIPFAKEISQYGSIEVCGLMTMAPFTEDPEEARPVFRELRLLRDELLKLKLPHINPYHLSMGMSNDFEVAIEEGATFIRIGTSLVGKELD
- a CDS encoding YlmC/YmxH family sporulation protein, producing the protein MLKISEFQTKDVVNIIDGKKLGQVSDLELDLKNGRIEAIVVPGPGKFLGFFGGGNQIVIPWRNIVKIGMDVILIKLDSGYSPNPPQTEGNYPMYFDKING